A single region of the Stegostoma tigrinum isolate sSteTig4 chromosome 8, sSteTig4.hap1, whole genome shotgun sequence genome encodes:
- the lrrc39 gene encoding leucine-rich repeat-containing protein 39 isoform X2: MMGVSVCGGSVCTVRALWEGRIQRLKEEYEKERARSERKAPTGLTMVWQNRINLARLKEKVVTEEGRVVLRIEKEKWKTLPDALQQMTYIQAWQIHRTSLEIIPRFIGKFDNLLVLDLSRNSVREIPKEIGQLTKLRELYVSYNRLRAVPEELGDCENLEKLDLAVNRDLCDLPEQLSHLQRLYHLDLSMNCFTIFPSAILNMHALEWLDMGSNKLKELPEDIARMENLHTIWLQRNEITHLPEAISKLKNLSTLVLTSNKLQKIPVCMEEMINLRFVNLRDNPLQLQVTLPQCENSEEEEDRELFGIEFMQAYIEELKNSGPT, from the exons ATGATGGGGGTGTCGGTGTGTGGCGGCTCAGTTTGCACGGTGAGAGCACTTTGGGAAGGAAGGATTCAAAGGCTGAAGGAAGaatatgagaaagagagagcgcggtCGGAAAGGAAGGCGCCCACAGGGCTAACGATGGTGTGGCAGAACCGAATAAATCTGGCCAGGCTCAAAGAGAAAGTGGTTACCGAAGAGGGAAGAGTTGTGCTGAGGATTGAGAAGGAGAAATGGAAG ACGCTACCAGATGCACTACAACAAATGACATATATACAAGCATGGCAGATTCACAGAACGAGCTTGGAAATTATTCCTCGATTTATTGGAAAATTTGATAATCTCCTTGTACTGGATTTGTCACGCAATTCAGTCAGGGAGATTCCCAAGGAAATAG GACAATTGACCAAATTGCGAGAGCTATATGTCAGTTACAACAGATTGCGTGCTGTGCCTGAGGAGCTTGGTGACTGTGAAAATCTGGAGAAACTAGATCTTGCTGTGAACAGGGATCTCTGTGATTTACCTGAACAG CTTTCTCACCTACAAAGACTGTACCATCTTGACCTGTCCATGAACTGTTTCACTATCTTCCCTTCAGCTATTCTCAATATGCACGCACTGGAATGGTTAGATATGGGCAGTaacaaactgaaggaactgcCAGAAGATATAGCCAG AATGGAAAACCTACACACAATTTGGCTACAGAGGAATGAAATCACTCACTTGCCGGAAGCCATCAGTAAATTGAAAAATCTCAGTACTCTAGTTTTAACTAGTAACAAGCTACAGAAAATCCCAGTTTGTATGGAAGAAATGATCAACTTACG GTTTGTGAATCTGAGGGATAACCCTCTTCAGCTTCAAGTAACTCTACCCCAATGTGAAAATTCAGAGGAAGAAGAAGACCGTGAACTGTTTGGCATAGAATTCATGCAAGCCTACATTGAAGAATTAAAAAATA GTGGCCCAACTTGA
- the lrrc39 gene encoding leucine-rich repeat-containing protein 39 isoform X1, translating into MMGVSVCGGSVCTVRALWEGRIQRLKEEYEKERARSERKAPTGLTMVWQNRINLARLKEKVVTEEGRVVLRIEKEKWKTLPDALQQMTYIQAWQIHRTSLEIIPRFIGKFDNLLVLDLSRNSVREIPKEIGQLTKLRELYVSYNRLRAVPEELGDCENLEKLDLAVNRDLCDLPEQLSHLQRLYHLDLSMNCFTIFPSAILNMHALEWLDMGSNKLKELPEDIARMENLHTIWLQRNEITHLPEAISKLKNLSTLVLTSNKLQKIPVCMEEMINLRFVNLRDNPLQLQVTLPQCENSEEEEDRELFGIEFMQAYIEELKNSKTKTYTSELSVTIEAEISY; encoded by the exons ATGATGGGGGTGTCGGTGTGTGGCGGCTCAGTTTGCACGGTGAGAGCACTTTGGGAAGGAAGGATTCAAAGGCTGAAGGAAGaatatgagaaagagagagcgcggtCGGAAAGGAAGGCGCCCACAGGGCTAACGATGGTGTGGCAGAACCGAATAAATCTGGCCAGGCTCAAAGAGAAAGTGGTTACCGAAGAGGGAAGAGTTGTGCTGAGGATTGAGAAGGAGAAATGGAAG ACGCTACCAGATGCACTACAACAAATGACATATATACAAGCATGGCAGATTCACAGAACGAGCTTGGAAATTATTCCTCGATTTATTGGAAAATTTGATAATCTCCTTGTACTGGATTTGTCACGCAATTCAGTCAGGGAGATTCCCAAGGAAATAG GACAATTGACCAAATTGCGAGAGCTATATGTCAGTTACAACAGATTGCGTGCTGTGCCTGAGGAGCTTGGTGACTGTGAAAATCTGGAGAAACTAGATCTTGCTGTGAACAGGGATCTCTGTGATTTACCTGAACAG CTTTCTCACCTACAAAGACTGTACCATCTTGACCTGTCCATGAACTGTTTCACTATCTTCCCTTCAGCTATTCTCAATATGCACGCACTGGAATGGTTAGATATGGGCAGTaacaaactgaaggaactgcCAGAAGATATAGCCAG AATGGAAAACCTACACACAATTTGGCTACAGAGGAATGAAATCACTCACTTGCCGGAAGCCATCAGTAAATTGAAAAATCTCAGTACTCTAGTTTTAACTAGTAACAAGCTACAGAAAATCCCAGTTTGTATGGAAGAAATGATCAACTTACG GTTTGTGAATCTGAGGGATAACCCTCTTCAGCTTCAAGTAACTCTACCCCAATGTGAAAATTCAGAGGAAGAAGAAGACCGTGAACTGTTTGGCATAGAATTCATGCAAGCCTACATTGAAGAATTAAAAAATA GCAAAACTAAAACTTATACGTCAGAACTGTCTGTAACAATTGAAGCTGAAATATCCTACTGA